The Lysobacter capsici genome has a segment encoding these proteins:
- a CDS encoding T6SS phospholipase effector Tle1-like catalytic domain-containing protein, whose product MPKNILIFADGTGQIGGVRPDQQLSNIYKLFRASRVGPDSPIDPREQVAYYEPGLGTSNAAGSVRLGLWERLKSWAGLAVGLGFSTNVIDCYEAILKRYEPGDRIYLFGFSRGGYTVRALANVLNLCGVPTTDGKGGALPRAGRALRVIATEAVVKVYEHGSGHPRKRFEAQREAIARRFRSKYRSGNDPARGDVYPEFIGVFDSVAALGLPVPARLALLAVAALALGAVSIAIAALTSHWFDWTQWAVATFVFLAGVSVAALSYARVTFRWASKDVRCGTRPWHFAVWNSKNYDRYLDPRIPVARHALAIDETRLAFGRVTWGGSRNADQPGDTRGRFRQRWFAGNHSDIGGSYPEEESRLSDIALRWMIEEAMAGPHPIVLDRSKLHLHPDPLGPQHSEVFARQQGAWWMRLFKWSSAPRPIQEQAELDPTVLERFAAARVVACDRTAAYRPEALRGHHRVTHFY is encoded by the coding sequence ATGCCGAAGAACATTCTGATATTCGCGGACGGAACCGGCCAGATCGGCGGCGTGCGACCGGATCAGCAGTTGAGCAACATCTACAAGCTGTTCCGCGCGAGCCGGGTCGGGCCCGACAGCCCGATCGATCCGCGCGAGCAGGTCGCCTATTACGAGCCCGGTCTTGGAACCTCCAATGCGGCCGGCAGCGTCCGCCTGGGCCTGTGGGAACGATTGAAATCCTGGGCCGGGCTGGCGGTCGGCTTGGGCTTCAGCACCAACGTCATCGACTGCTACGAAGCCATCCTCAAACGCTACGAGCCGGGCGACCGGATATATCTGTTCGGATTCAGCCGCGGCGGCTACACCGTGCGCGCCTTGGCCAATGTGTTGAACCTGTGCGGGGTGCCGACCACCGACGGCAAGGGCGGAGCGCTGCCCAGAGCGGGCCGGGCGCTGCGCGTGATCGCCACCGAAGCGGTCGTGAAGGTCTATGAGCACGGCTCCGGCCATCCCCGCAAACGATTCGAAGCGCAACGCGAGGCGATCGCGCGGCGCTTTCGGTCCAAGTACCGATCCGGAAACGATCCCGCCCGTGGCGACGTCTATCCCGAATTCATCGGCGTGTTCGATTCGGTGGCGGCCTTGGGTCTGCCCGTGCCGGCGCGCTTGGCACTGTTGGCTGTCGCCGCCTTGGCGCTGGGCGCGGTCAGCATCGCGATCGCAGCGCTGACCAGTCATTGGTTCGATTGGACGCAATGGGCGGTGGCGACGTTCGTATTCCTGGCCGGCGTATCGGTGGCGGCGCTTTCCTATGCGCGCGTCACCTTTCGATGGGCATCGAAGGACGTGCGATGCGGCACCCGGCCGTGGCACTTCGCCGTGTGGAATTCGAAAAACTACGATCGCTATCTGGACCCGCGCATCCCCGTCGCGCGCCACGCGCTGGCCATCGACGAAACACGCCTTGCCTTCGGACGCGTGACCTGGGGCGGCAGCAGGAATGCCGATCAGCCCGGCGATACGCGCGGGCGCTTCCGCCAGCGCTGGTTCGCCGGCAACCACTCCGACATCGGCGGCAGCTATCCGGAAGAGGAATCGCGCCTGTCGGACATCGCCTTGCGCTGGATGATCGAAGAAGCCATGGCCGGGCCCCATCCGATCGTGCTGGACCGGAGCAAACTGCACCTGCATCCCGATCCGCTGGGGCCTCAGCATTCCGAGGTCTTCGCGCGGCAACAAGGCGCGTGGTGGATGCGCCTTTTCAAGTGGTCCAGCGCGCCTCGACCGATCCAGGAACAGGCCGAGCTCGATCCCACCGTGCTTGAGCGTTTCGCCGCCGCGCGCGTCGTTGCCTGCGATCGCACCGCGGCTTACCGGCCCGAGGCGTTGCGCGGGCACCATCGGGTCACTCACTTCTACTAG
- a CDS encoding amidohydrolase family protein has translation MIAPHRRHALALSLLALACAATTAQAAETADLLIRHAAVIDVSNGKTRANQTIAVKGARILAIVDDAKAKRFEAARSINAQGKYAIPALWDMHVHFGGGDKLIEENKNLLPLYVAHGIAAVRDAAGDLSPSVFAWREAINNGSLDGPTIFTSGPKLEGYKSIWPGDIEVGSHAEISKALDQLQGWRVDFVKITDNTLSPELFMDALKQAHARGLRVSAHVPFALTIDEVSAAGLSSIEHIEYAYKAGSPQEAQIGAMVRRGEIDSKEGWNRIQSSFDETTARAAYKRLARRGTAVTPTLNGSFVTTYLDRNDHRGDDYLKYIGPGLQATYAWRVERAAKDDAAAIERRHQRYERNAAILPLLQQSGVTVLAGTDAGFLNSFNYPGVGLHDEMQRFVESGLTPLQTLQAATINGARFLGQEKLHGTLAAGKAADILLLDADPLRDISATRRIDTFVLRGEVHDREALDGMLEEVRKRVAAQKAE, from the coding sequence ATGATCGCCCCGCACCGCCGCCACGCCCTCGCGCTGAGCCTGCTCGCCCTCGCCTGCGCCGCCACGACCGCCCAGGCCGCTGAAACCGCCGACCTGCTGATCCGCCATGCCGCAGTGATCGACGTGAGCAACGGCAAGACCCGCGCGAACCAGACCATCGCGGTCAAGGGCGCGCGCATCCTGGCCATCGTCGACGACGCCAAGGCGAAGCGCTTCGAGGCCGCGCGCAGCATCAATGCGCAAGGCAAGTACGCGATCCCGGCGCTGTGGGACATGCACGTGCATTTCGGCGGCGGCGACAAGCTGATCGAGGAAAACAAGAACCTGCTGCCGCTGTATGTCGCCCACGGCATCGCCGCGGTGCGCGACGCGGCCGGCGATCTGAGCCCGAGCGTGTTCGCATGGCGCGAGGCGATCAACAACGGCTCGCTCGACGGCCCGACCATCTTCACCTCCGGCCCGAAGCTGGAGGGCTACAAGTCGATCTGGCCGGGCGATATCGAAGTCGGCAGCCACGCAGAGATCAGCAAGGCGCTGGACCAGCTGCAGGGCTGGAGGGTCGACTTCGTCAAGATCACCGACAACACCTTGTCGCCCGAGTTGTTCATGGACGCGCTCAAGCAGGCGCATGCGCGCGGCCTGCGGGTGTCGGCGCACGTGCCGTTCGCGCTCACCATCGATGAGGTCAGCGCCGCTGGGCTGAGTTCGATCGAACACATCGAGTACGCGTACAAGGCCGGCTCGCCGCAGGAAGCGCAGATCGGCGCGATGGTCCGGCGCGGCGAGATCGACAGCAAGGAAGGCTGGAACCGCATTCAATCCAGCTTCGACGAAACCACCGCGCGCGCCGCCTACAAGCGCCTGGCGCGACGCGGCACCGCGGTCACGCCGACCCTCAACGGCAGCTTCGTGACCACGTATCTGGATCGCAACGATCATCGCGGCGACGACTATCTGAAATACATCGGTCCCGGCCTGCAGGCGACGTATGCCTGGCGGGTGGAGCGCGCGGCCAAGGACGACGCGGCCGCGATCGAACGCCGCCATCAGCGTTACGAGCGCAACGCCGCGATCCTGCCCTTGCTGCAGCAGTCGGGCGTGACCGTGCTGGCCGGCACCGACGCGGGCTTTCTCAACTCATTCAATTATCCCGGCGTGGGCCTGCACGATGAGATGCAGCGCTTCGTCGAAAGCGGCCTGACCCCGCTGCAGACCTTGCAGGCGGCGACGATCAACGGCGCGCGCTTCCTGGGCCAGGAAAAACTGCACGGCACCCTCGCCGCCGGCAAGGCGGCCGACATCCTGCTGCTCGACGCCGACCCGTTGCGCGACATCAGCGCGACCCGCCGCATCGATACCTTCGTGCTGCGCGGCGAGGTGCATGACCGCGAGGCGCTGGATGGGATGCTGGAAGAGGTGCGCAAGCGTGTGGCGGCGCAAAAGGCGGAGTAA